The proteins below are encoded in one region of Zootoca vivipara chromosome 10, rZooViv1.1, whole genome shotgun sequence:
- the IMMP2L gene encoding mitochondrial inner membrane protease subunit 2 isoform X3, whose amino-acid sequence MAQTQGFGRRYMKAFLKGFFVAVPVTVTFLDRVACIARVEGASMQPSLNPGGRQESDVVLLNHWSIRNYEVQRGDIVSLV is encoded by the exons ATGGCACAGACCCAAGGCTTTGGGCGAAGGTACATGAAAGCCTTTTTGAAaggcttttttgttgctgttcctgTGACTGTGACTTTCCTTGACAGAGTGGCTTGCATAGCAAGAGTGGAAGGAGCTTCAATGCAG CCTTCTTTGAATCCTGGAGGAAGACAGGAATCTGATGTAGTTCTTTTAAACCACTGGAGTATTAGAAATTATGAAGTGCAACGTGGAGACATAGTTTCACTGGT